One stretch of Limisphaerales bacterium DNA includes these proteins:
- the priA gene encoding primosomal protein N' produces the protein MVARVTLEIALRREFDYLIPPEFAGRIEVGTRVKVPFGRRQVLGCVTALAESSTFDTLKPILKIIGAQSLVTPRVLELARWMADYYCCAPETALKSVLPDAIRKEQDGWRERLFARVLPGADSINSLTKRQTEIYHVIEEHQSIALQELLRLTGTTAQTVRKLEDKNLIEIAPQITERDPYANEQIVPTEPLKLNSEQAEALEKIIAGSGKFFLLHGVTGSGKTEVYLQAITRALEEGKGAIVLVPEISLTPQTVERFKARFSSGPLQTLVAVLHSHLSAGERHDEWHKIRQGRAKIVIGARSAIFAPVEPLGLIIVDEEHEHSYKQEEAPRYHARDLAVVRGQREEATVVLGSATPSLESYHNAKRGKYTLLEMPSRVDDKRMPLVRVQDMRTEKSKGDKGPPIFSQRLKDAIHHRLEANEQTILFLNRRGFATSMQCPDCGLVAECPNCSLSLTYHRREQTLRCHICGHQDRAPQRCPNEKCRSPKIRFHGLGTEKVEDVLRKLFPDANVCRMDSDALKRKDDFRRILGDFRRGKIDILVGTQMIAKGLHFPRVTLVGIVYADTSLHLADFRAGERTFQLLTQVAGRAGRGDVEGEVVVQTFSPVHPAIQFARRHDFEGYFETEMEFREQLLYPPFTRAALLTIRGRNEDKVKFSADHIKRELEKLAPKLPDLVIAGPAPAPLLRAENFYRYQIMLRLGQMSALSRHLALIDAQLTLPDDVTLTIDIDPVNLS, from the coding sequence GTGGTTGCGCGCGTGACACTCGAGATTGCCCTGCGCAGGGAATTTGATTACCTCATCCCGCCGGAATTCGCCGGCCGCATTGAGGTGGGCACGCGCGTAAAAGTGCCCTTCGGCAGACGGCAGGTGCTCGGCTGTGTGACGGCGCTGGCGGAGTCGTCCACATTCGATACGCTCAAACCCATCCTCAAAATCATCGGTGCGCAATCGCTGGTGACCCCGCGCGTGCTCGAGTTGGCGCGGTGGATGGCTGATTACTATTGCTGCGCGCCCGAAACCGCTCTCAAAAGCGTGCTGCCCGACGCCATCCGCAAAGAACAGGACGGCTGGCGTGAACGCCTCTTTGCCCGCGTGCTGCCCGGCGCAGATAGCATCAACTCGTTAACCAAACGGCAGACAGAAATTTATCACGTCATCGAGGAGCATCAGTCGATTGCGCTGCAAGAATTACTGCGCCTCACTGGCACCACCGCCCAAACCGTCCGCAAGCTCGAAGACAAAAACCTCATCGAGATCGCCCCACAAATCACCGAGCGCGACCCCTACGCCAACGAACAAATCGTTCCCACTGAGCCATTAAAACTCAACTCCGAACAAGCCGAGGCGTTGGAAAAAATTATTGCGGGAAGTGGGAAGTTTTTTCTTTTGCACGGAGTGACAGGAAGTGGGAAGACAGAGGTTTATTTGCAAGCCATCACTCGGGCTTTGGAGGAAGGGAAAGGGGCCATTGTTTTGGTGCCGGAAATTTCGCTGACGCCGCAGACGGTGGAACGGTTTAAGGCGCGATTTAGCAGCGGGCCGTTGCAGACTTTGGTGGCGGTGCTGCACAGTCATTTGTCCGCGGGCGAGCGCCACGACGAATGGCACAAGATACGGCAAGGCCGCGCGAAGATAGTCATCGGCGCGCGCTCGGCCATCTTCGCGCCGGTGGAGCCGCTGGGGCTCATCATTGTGGACGAGGAACACGAACATTCCTACAAACAGGAGGAAGCCCCGCGCTATCACGCGCGCGATCTGGCGGTGGTGCGCGGCCAGCGCGAGGAGGCAACGGTAGTGCTTGGTTCGGCCACGCCTTCGCTGGAAAGTTATCACAACGCCAAGCGTGGCAAATACACGCTGCTCGAAATGCCGAGCCGCGTGGACGACAAACGGATGCCGCTCGTGCGCGTGCAGGATATGCGCACGGAAAAATCCAAAGGCGACAAAGGGCCGCCGATTTTTTCGCAGCGGCTCAAGGACGCCATTCACCATCGGCTCGAGGCCAACGAGCAAACTATTTTATTTCTCAATCGCCGCGGCTTTGCGACCTCAATGCAGTGCCCCGATTGCGGGCTCGTGGCCGAGTGCCCGAATTGCAGCCTCTCACTCACATACCATCGCCGCGAACAAACGCTGCGCTGTCACATCTGCGGCCATCAAGACCGCGCGCCGCAGCGATGCCCAAATGAAAAATGCCGCTCGCCCAAGATTCGGTTTCACGGGCTCGGCACGGAGAAAGTGGAGGACGTTTTGCGCAAGCTCTTTCCCGACGCTAACGTATGCCGAATGGACTCGGACGCGCTCAAGCGCAAGGACGATTTTCGCCGCATCCTCGGCGACTTTCGGCGCGGCAAAATTGATATCCTCGTCGGCACACAAATGATCGCCAAAGGCCTGCACTTCCCGCGCGTCACGCTCGTGGGCATTGTGTACGCGGACACCAGTTTGCATCTCGCTGATTTCCGCGCGGGCGAGCGCACGTTCCAATTGCTCACCCAAGTGGCTGGGCGCGCCGGGCGTGGGGATGTGGAAGGGGAAGTCGTGGTGCAAACTTTTTCGCCGGTGCATCCGGCCATTCAGTTTGCGCGTCGCCACGATTTTGAGGGCTACTTCGAAACCGAAATGGAATTTCGCGAACAGCTTTTGTATCCTCCCTTCACGCGCGCGGCATTGCTCACCATCCGCGGCCGCAATGAAGACAAAGTCAAATTCTCCGCCGACCACATCAAACGTGAGTTAGAAAAATTAGCTCCGAAATTGCCGGACCTCGTCATCGCCGGCCCCGCGCCCGCGCCGCTGCTGCGCGCGGAAAATTTTTATCGCTACCAAATTATGCTGCGCCTCGGCCAAATGAGCGCCCTCAGCCGCCACCTCGCCCTCATTGACGCCCAACTCACTTTGCCCGACGACGTAACCTTGACCATCGACATTGACCCCGTGAATCTCTCGTGA